One Flagellimonas sp. CMM7 genomic region harbors:
- the apaG gene encoding Co2+/Mg2+ efflux protein ApaG translates to MFTQITKGIKVSVQTTFEGTFFKNYKMHYAFGYTITIENQSKDAVQLTARHWDIFDALKEIETVDGEGVIGKKPVIKPGKSHTYSSGCLLASPIGAMRGYYHMVNFASTEEFEVDIPTFKFAAPFAIN, encoded by the coding sequence ATGTTTACTCAAATCACAAAAGGAATCAAAGTATCGGTGCAAACCACTTTTGAAGGTACATTTTTCAAAAACTACAAAATGCACTATGCCTTTGGATATACGATTACCATCGAAAACCAAAGTAAGGACGCTGTACAGTTGACTGCTAGACATTGGGATATCTTTGATGCACTTAAAGAAATAGAAACTGTTGACGGTGAAGGCGTAATTGGCAAAAAACCGGTTATCAAACCAGGTAAATCCCATACTTATAGTTCAGGTTGTTTGCTAGCATCCCCTATTGGTGCAATGCGAGGTTATTACCACATGGTCAATTTCGCTTCAACGGAAGAATTTGAAGTAGATATTCCTACTTTCAAATTTGCGGCTCCATTTGCGATAAATTAA
- a CDS encoding DUF3667 domain-containing protein, with product MEDKKPTLITKGRYELKFRGTKCLNCGHLLDVSDKYCPNCSQANSTKKLILRDFWDEFFSSIINYDSKLLKTLYALLVKPGTITKDYIKGKRIAYTNPFRFLLSLAFLYFLMATYDNSLSNLDSLGLEDKIEKTGPLSYGFKTADSTDTKKQTDEVLGQLDSIRNLERIPGIQNLDSLQNLINQGVRAEAKKDSFMLVNPRKYFENLQNKNAGGLGARMEFFFTFLQKDSIKTFEEAKEKYGANESWRNKVAFNGSKSSLKAIAQPGTYLNNTIAKLPLVIFFFLPIFTVFLRVAYIRKKYTYTDHLIFSFHNQSLLFILLIISLIIDTIFNMASAGLFLLIFGFYLYKAMRRFYGQGRIKTILKYIFLNTMFTLLALFVIIVLFTGSVFTY from the coding sequence ATGGAGGATAAAAAACCAACCTTAATAACCAAAGGCCGCTACGAACTTAAGTTTAGGGGAACCAAATGTCTTAATTGTGGTCACCTTCTTGACGTAAGTGATAAATATTGTCCCAATTGCTCCCAAGCCAATAGCACCAAAAAACTAATTCTCAGAGATTTTTGGGATGAGTTTTTCTCAAGTATCATCAATTACGACTCGAAGCTTTTAAAGACGTTATATGCACTCTTGGTTAAGCCCGGAACCATTACCAAAGACTACATTAAAGGAAAACGAATAGCCTACACCAATCCTTTTCGCTTTTTATTGAGCTTGGCATTTCTGTATTTCCTAATGGCCACTTATGATAACAGTCTTTCCAATTTGGACAGTCTTGGCTTAGAAGACAAAATTGAGAAGACAGGCCCCCTTAGTTATGGTTTTAAGACAGCGGATAGCACAGATACCAAAAAACAGACCGATGAAGTACTAGGTCAGTTGGACTCCATAAGAAATTTGGAAAGAATTCCAGGTATTCAAAATTTGGACTCCTTACAAAATTTAATAAATCAAGGTGTAAGAGCAGAAGCAAAAAAAGATTCATTTATGCTTGTAAATCCCCGAAAATACTTTGAAAACCTTCAGAATAAGAATGCTGGAGGACTTGGAGCAAGAATGGAGTTTTTCTTTACTTTTTTACAAAAGGATTCAATAAAAACTTTTGAAGAGGCAAAAGAAAAATATGGAGCCAATGAGTCATGGAGAAACAAAGTTGCCTTTAATGGATCCAAGAGTTCTCTTAAAGCTATTGCACAGCCCGGAACCTACTTAAACAATACGATTGCAAAGCTACCTTTGGTCATTTTCTTCTTTCTTCCGATCTTCACGGTTTTCCTTCGGGTGGCATACATCAGGAAAAAATACACCTACACCGATCATCTTATCTTTAGTTTCCACAACCAGTCATTATTATTTATCTTGCTGATTATTAGCCTTATAATTGATACTATTTTCAATATGGCAAGTGCAGGATTGTTTTTACTGATTTTCGGTTTTTACCTGTACAAGGCCATGAGAAGATTTTACGGGCAAGGAAGGATTAAAACGATTTTAAAATACATCTTTTTAAACACAATGTTCACATTGCTGGCATTATTCGTCATCATTGTGTTGTTTACAGGGAGTGTCTTTACCTATTAA